A stretch of the Salvelinus fontinalis isolate EN_2023a chromosome 22, ASM2944872v1, whole genome shotgun sequence genome encodes the following:
- the LOC129819620 gene encoding negative elongation factor E-like isoform X2, with product MNSLVSMGCPLSRNTLESIMKVGAAVHCLFGNGKDWFGMVVFPSSLTEEEESLQKKYAKLKKKKKALLALKKQQSSTSQTNQSGLKRTLSDQPVLDTATATEQAKMLIKSGAISAIKSENKNSGFKRSRTLEIKLKDPEKVPGPVAFQPFQRSMSTDEELSEAGKRAHRKSLYESFVTPGDRAARDDDEEEEGGGGLSTSRDMERERDRGDREMDRERERDRERDRGSGDRGRDREPRDRERDRSQDGDRERGGDRESRERDGPFRRSDSYPERRGVRKGNTVYVYGTGLVEDNLRSAFSQHGTIIDLSMDSPRNCAFITFEKMESADQAVAELNGSTVGDVPIKVSIARKQPMLEAATGKSVWATLAVQNSAKGSYRDKRNQVVYSEDFL from the exons ATGAATAGCCTAGTTTCTATGGGCTGTCCTCTATCGCGCAATACATTGGAGTCCATT ATGAAAGTTGGTGCAGCAGTTCACTGTCTATTCGGAAATGGCAAAGATTGGT TCGGCATGGTTGTGTTCCCAAGCTCTTTGACGGAGGAAGAGGAGTCTCTGCAGAAGAAATATGCCAAACTCAAGAAAAAG AAAAAGGCACTGCTGGCTTTGAAGAAGCAGCAGAGTTCAACCAGCCAGACCAATCAGAGTGGATTGAAGCGAA CTTTGTCAGACCAGCCGGTGCTAGATACTGCGACAGCTACAGAGCAGGCAAAGATGCTTATCAAGTCTGGAGCCATCAGCGCCATCAAGTCAGAGAATAAGAACTCTGGCTTCAAACGCTCTAGAACGCTAGAGATCAAGCTCAAG GATCCAGAGAAAGTGCCAGGCCCTGTGGCTTTCCAACCATTCCAAAGGAGCATGTCCACTGATGAGGAACTTTCTGAG GCTGGCAAAAGAGCCCACAGAAAATCTTTGTACGAGAG CTTCGTCACTCCAGGTGACCGGGCGGCTCGTGACgacgacgaggaggaggagggaggcggCGGCCTTTCCACCAGCAGAgacatggagcgagagagagacagaggagaccgagagatggacagagagagggagcgcgacagagagagagaccggggcaGCGGCGACCGGGGCAGGGACAGAGAGCCGcgagaccgggagagagacaggagccaGGACGGAGACcgggaaaggggaggagacagagagtcacgTGAGCGAGACGGACCGTTCAGAC GATCAGACTCGTACCCGGAGCGGAGGGGGGTGAGGAAGGGGAACACAGTGTACGTGTATGGAACTGGCCTTGTGGAGGACAACCTGCGTTCAGCCTTCTCCCAACACGGCACTATCATTGACCTGTCCATGGATTCCCCACGCAA CTGTGCATTCATCACCTTTGAGAAGATGGAGTCTGCAGACCAAGCTGTAGCGGAG TTGAATGGAAGCACGGTGGGAGACGTTCCCATCAAAGTCAGTATCGCCAGGAAGCAGCCCATGCTGGAGGCAGCCACCGGCAAATCTGTTTGGGCCACTCTGG CTGTGCAGAACAGTGCCAAAGGTTCCTACAGAGACAAGAGGAACCAGGTTGTGTACAGTGAGGATTTCCTATGA
- the LOC129819622 gene encoding zinc finger and BTB domain-containing protein 12-like, producing the protein MEVLCFRLPGHGDATLKSMNSLRSRQQFCDITIVASGRQTFRGHKVVLAACSPFLRDQFLLNPSSELQVSVLHSSSVVCELLQSCYTGVLQFSPKEIVNYLTAASYLQMEHVVEKCRGALGKYMQPKNPSSPKIKSEESQSMPVTVSGSSHSLMSTSADHSSLQPHSPVQSQADDHTDSNTKTDIQHDDDPNTMDEIKVRVTEEGREDYDVFRICIEDEQEPEERRDAEEGGEEATEGHQGGQYQDTDSVIVGGGRGDDMAPAEMANRNSGFEREGLQGWRRRLTDSPKVGRGRGRGFKRKRGSYRERERRPLGMQYQEAWRLPTGAEMMQGFGLDFSQEAMRSAFLSGGDLPRLDYGMGEVQGEELVPRDGNGQAHYNLDDPSGDGGEGNMGMAAVPTGGDGAGDESVAVVGSTSSTAGPVACEQCGLTFPSAHSLAVHTRATHLLYVCPCCGKHFNHSSNLNRHMTVHRGAKVHRCPLCDKTFTQKSTLCDHMNLHSGERPHCCAYCHSRFAHKPALRRHLKEQHGKTTAQNSLEAQAEMERVAGPGEGEGDTQDRFDF; encoded by the exons ATGGAGGTGCTGTGTTTCCGGTTGCCGGGTCACGGTGACGCCACCCTGAAGAGCATGAACTCCCTGAGGTCCAGACAGCAGTTCTGTGACATCACTATAGTGGCCAGCGGCAGGCAGACATTCCGTGGACACAAAGTGGTCCTTGCTGCCTGCTCCCCCTTCCTTAGGGACCAGTTCCTGCTCAACCCCTCCTCTGAACTGCAG GTGTCAGTCCTTCACAGCTCTTCGGTGGTATGTGAGCTGCTCCAGTCCTGTTACACCGGTGTGCTGCAGTTCAGCCCCAAGGAGATAGTGAATTACCTGACGGCCGCTAGCTACCTGCAGATGGAGCATGTTGTGGAGAAGTGCCGGGGAGCCCTGGGCAAGTACATGCAGCCAAAGAACCCCAGCTCACCAAAG ATCAAGTCAGAAGAGAGCCAATCGATGCCAGTGACAGTCAGTGGCAGCAGCCACTCCCTTATGTCAACCTCTGCTGATCATTCCTCACTGCAGCCTCACAGCCCTGTACAGTCTCAGGCTGATGACCATACAGATTCAAACACTAAGACAGATATACAACACGATGATGACCCTAACACAATGGATGAGATCAAA GTGAGAGTAACAGAGGAGGGCAGGGAGGATTATGACGTGTTCCGGATCTGCATCGAGGATGAGCAGGAGCCGGAAGAGAGGCGAGATGCAGAGGAAGGCGGAGAGGAAGCCACAGAGGGGCATCAGGGGGGCCAGTACCAAGATACGGACAGTGTCATAGTGGGAGGGGGCAGGGGTGATGATATGGCCCCAGCTGAAATGGCCAACCGCAACAGCGGCTTCGAGAGGGAGGGGCTCCAAGGCTGGAGGCGTAGACTCACCGACTCACCCAAAGTGGgccgggggagggggaggggcttcAAGAGGAAGCGTGGCTCGTACCGCGAGAGGGAGAGGAGGCCTCTGGGTATGCAATACCAGGAGGCGTGGCGTCTACCCACCGGGGCGGAGATGATGCAGGGCTTTGGCCTGGACTTCAGCCAGGAAGCCATGAGGTCAGCTTTCCTCTCGGGGGGTGATCTCCCACGACTAGACTACGGGATGGGGGAGGTTCAGGGAGAGGAGCTGGTGCCCCGGGACGGGAATGGTCAGGCCCACTACAACCTGGACGACCCCAGTGGTGATGGAGGTGAAGGTAACATGGGGATGGCGGCTGTGCCAACAGGTGGTGACGGGGCGGGGGATGAGTCTGTGGCCGTGGTGGGCTCCACCTCCAGCACAGCGGGGCCGGTGGCATGCGAGCAATGCGGCCTGACCTTCCCCTCGGCCCACTCCCTGGCTGTCCACACGCGCGCCACCCACTTGCTGTACGTGTGCCCCTGCTGCGGCAAACACTTCAACCACTCCAGTAACCTCAACCGCCACATGACTGTGCACCGCGGTGCCAAGGTCCACCGCTGCCCGCTCTGCGACAAGACATTCACCCAGAAGTCCACGCTGTGCGATCACATGAACCTACACAGCGGTGAGCGGCCTCACTGCTGCGCCTACTGCCACTCGCGCTTTGCCCACAAGCCGGCGCTGCGGCGCCACCTCAAGGAGCAGCATGGGAAGACGACCGCTCAGAACAGCCTGGAGGCACAGGCTGAGATGGAGCGAGTGGCAGGgccaggggaaggagagggagacactcaggACAGATTTGACTTTTGA
- the LOC129819620 gene encoding negative elongation factor E-like isoform X1: protein MVVFPSSLTEEEESLQKKYAKLKKKKKALLALKKQQSSTSQTNQSGLKRTLSDQPVLDTATATEQAKMLIKSGAISAIKSENKNSGFKRSRTLEIKLKDPEKVPGPVAFQPFQRSMSTDEELSEAGKRAHRKSLYESFVTPGDRAARDDDEEEEGGGGLSTSRDMERERDRGDREMDRERERDRERDRGSGDRGRDREPRDRERDRSQDGDRERGGDRESRERDGPFRRSDSYPERRGVRKGNTVYVYGTGLVEDNLRSAFSQHGTIIDLSMDSPRNCAFITFEKMESADQAVAELNGSTVGDVPIKVSIARKQPMLEAATGKSVWATLAVQNSAKGSYRDKRNQVVYSEDFL from the exons ATGGTTGTGTTCCCAAGCTCTTTGACGGAGGAAGAGGAGTCTCTGCAGAAGAAATATGCCAAACTCAAGAAAAAG AAAAAGGCACTGCTGGCTTTGAAGAAGCAGCAGAGTTCAACCAGCCAGACCAATCAGAGTGGATTGAAGCGAA CTTTGTCAGACCAGCCGGTGCTAGATACTGCGACAGCTACAGAGCAGGCAAAGATGCTTATCAAGTCTGGAGCCATCAGCGCCATCAAGTCAGAGAATAAGAACTCTGGCTTCAAACGCTCTAGAACGCTAGAGATCAAGCTCAAG GATCCAGAGAAAGTGCCAGGCCCTGTGGCTTTCCAACCATTCCAAAGGAGCATGTCCACTGATGAGGAACTTTCTGAG GCTGGCAAAAGAGCCCACAGAAAATCTTTGTACGAGAG CTTCGTCACTCCAGGTGACCGGGCGGCTCGTGACgacgacgaggaggaggagggaggcggCGGCCTTTCCACCAGCAGAgacatggagcgagagagagacagaggagaccgagagatggacagagagagggagcgcgacagagagagagaccggggcaGCGGCGACCGGGGCAGGGACAGAGAGCCGcgagaccgggagagagacaggagccaGGACGGAGACcgggaaaggggaggagacagagagtcacgTGAGCGAGACGGACCGTTCAGAC GATCAGACTCGTACCCGGAGCGGAGGGGGGTGAGGAAGGGGAACACAGTGTACGTGTATGGAACTGGCCTTGTGGAGGACAACCTGCGTTCAGCCTTCTCCCAACACGGCACTATCATTGACCTGTCCATGGATTCCCCACGCAA CTGTGCATTCATCACCTTTGAGAAGATGGAGTCTGCAGACCAAGCTGTAGCGGAG TTGAATGGAAGCACGGTGGGAGACGTTCCCATCAAAGTCAGTATCGCCAGGAAGCAGCCCATGCTGGAGGCAGCCACCGGCAAATCTGTTTGGGCCACTCTGG CTGTGCAGAACAGTGCCAAAGGTTCCTACAGAGACAAGAGGAACCAGGTTGTGTACAGTGAGGATTTCCTATGA